One Picrophilus oshimae DSM 9789 genomic region harbors:
- a CDS encoding ribose-phosphate diphosphokinase — protein MYIIVPSSSSMKLTSSLASKLNAEIANVTRKRFPDGEMYVRIETDLKDRDVIVLGNTSHDSDLIEYLLLLNAAYEEKPATLNAVIPYFGYARQHMRYNPGEPVSSKVFTRAIENFADSIMAVEIHDEETLKFSAKPFTNVKVYDSIADYHKNHDIDYVISPDDGGYERAKSIAKYLKVDAYYIEKKRIDSRTVEMKMPDIDSRNRNILIVDDMISTGGTVIKASRILKDSGAKKIYVSAVHGVFSLNSAANIMENVDDLSVSDTIETSYSRITVSNDIKNALEKKIKV, from the coding sequence ATGTATATAATAGTTCCATCATCATCAAGCATGAAGCTGACATCATCGCTTGCCTCAAAATTGAACGCGGAGATAGCAAATGTAACAAGGAAGCGCTTCCCTGACGGCGAGATGTATGTTAGAATTGAAACAGATCTAAAGGACAGGGACGTTATTGTCCTTGGAAACACAAGCCATGACAGTGATTTAATAGAATATCTATTGCTTTTGAATGCAGCATACGAGGAAAAGCCTGCCACATTGAACGCCGTTATACCGTACTTTGGATACGCGAGGCAGCATATGAGGTATAATCCAGGAGAGCCCGTATCATCAAAGGTATTTACAAGGGCAATAGAAAATTTTGCAGACTCAATAATGGCCGTTGAGATACATGATGAAGAAACATTAAAGTTCTCGGCAAAGCCATTTACAAATGTAAAGGTATATGATTCCATTGCCGATTATCATAAAAACCACGATATAGACTATGTTATAAGCCCTGATGATGGCGGCTATGAAAGGGCAAAATCAATAGCAAAGTACCTTAAAGTTGATGCGTATTACATAGAAAAGAAGCGTATAGATTCAAGAACCGTTGAAATGAAGATGCCCGATATAGATTCACGCAACAGGAACATACTAATAGTTGATGACATGATATCAACGGGTGGCACGGTTATAAAGGCTTCAAGGATACTTAAAGACTCTGGCGCAAAAAAAATCTACGTTTCTGCTGTTCATGGCGTCTTTTCACTTAACAGTGCGGCGAATATAATGGAAAACGTCGATGATTTATCCGTTTCTGATACTATTGAGACTAGTTACAGCAGGATAACTGTATCAAATGATATCAAGAATGCCCTTGAAAAGAAGATAAAGGTTTGA
- a CDS encoding endonuclease dU — translation MKHGIRVLGIDDGPFIKNSDKRTVITGVILKSNLYIEGISIKYIDVDGSDAEDVIISMIKGRFKNEISAVMTDGITFGGFNIVDIKNINEATGVPVISITRREPNIQRIISAVSRYFPEKVDRALKALSNGPVRLDNIYINSAGISLTEAGILIRRFTFMGRLPEPVRLAHIISTAIIRGESHGRA, via the coding sequence ATGAAGCACGGAATAAGAGTCCTTGGTATTGATGACGGCCCGTTCATAAAGAACAGTGATAAAAGAACCGTTATCACGGGCGTTATTTTAAAATCAAACCTTTATATTGAGGGCATATCAATAAAATACATAGATGTGGACGGCTCTGATGCCGAGGATGTTATAATATCCATGATAAAAGGCCGTTTTAAAAATGAGATAAGCGCGGTCATGACCGATGGAATAACCTTTGGTGGTTTTAACATTGTTGATATAAAAAATATAAATGAGGCCACGGGTGTGCCTGTAATATCAATAACAAGAAGGGAGCCAAACATACAAAGGATAATATCTGCTGTTTCAAGGTACTTCCCTGAGAAGGTTGACCGGGCATTAAAGGCCCTTTCAAATGGGCCGGTAAGGCTTGATAATATTTATATAAACTCTGCCGGAATCTCATTGACTGAAGCAGGGATCTTAATAAGGAGATTTACGTTCATGGGCAGGCTGCCAGAGCCTGTAAGGCTGGCCCATATAATATCCACGGCGATAATAAGGGGTGAAAGCCACGGCCGTGCCTAG
- a CDS encoding type IV secretory system conjugative DNA transfer family protein: MRIPVNVHNFKLKIFRLDAQDFIILFLSLCLLIFMVSISVNLLIPGLAIFLIIIFLLKSRKLISVIISRTENNDLLYFYIEYNNSFYNIDKNEKFIEISRELNTIDCISFILEPYIDGDSYYYRLIIGLRKDDLKKISSFKILQEKSIKIRSPDLIKRRYYVNDSYRSVFYLYDANYGSDLLYASFIYSLNIPVEIFINAVPVEKDTIKKMLVTRKAELKRLRHHGIISRQINDLNNFINSDNKIFDVSLKFIVSGRDPLDLRKNSDKFKNVMERLGFNIKNLDYYNKRSVSPNYIPYRYMMDSISLASIIPNNISKGSGVLIGTDKLNNRPFFLDVFNGISYNTIIAGQTGSGKTFLASRFIEYYKNSAFIYIIDPLDEYHFDGSAVFAVNDIKGLSKSYNHINIIKTGYNINDELLNNILNYLEDLCRDRSGKKIIIIDEAYNIIKSEIKAVDNLIRNARHYSTSIINISQNFSDFSKRFSIVNNSDNIFLFRQKEKIELMNMTIDCSGLAGGNNNNYSECILVKNREIIKLTI; this comes from the coding sequence ATGAGGATACCTGTAAATGTCCATAATTTTAAACTGAAAATATTTAGACTAGATGCCCAGGATTTTATCATTTTATTCCTTTCATTGTGCCTTTTGATCTTCATGGTATCAATAAGTGTGAATCTTTTAATACCAGGACTGGCCATATTTTTGATAATAATATTTTTACTAAAGAGCAGGAAATTAATCTCGGTAATTATATCAAGAACAGAAAATAATGATCTTTTATATTTTTATATTGAATACAATAACTCATTCTATAACATTGACAAGAATGAAAAGTTCATTGAGATCTCAAGGGAGCTGAACACTATTGACTGCATATCATTTATCCTAGAGCCATACATTGATGGCGATAGCTATTATTACAGGTTAATAATTGGCCTGCGTAAGGACGATCTTAAAAAGATCAGCTCATTTAAAATATTACAGGAAAAAAGCATAAAAATTAGATCCCCAGATCTTATTAAAAGGCGGTATTATGTAAATGACAGTTACAGATCTGTATTTTATTTATATGATGCAAACTACGGCAGCGACCTGCTCTATGCATCTTTTATATATTCATTGAACATACCTGTTGAGATCTTTATAAATGCCGTTCCCGTTGAAAAAGACACGATTAAAAAAATGCTTGTAACAAGGAAGGCCGAGCTTAAAAGGTTAAGGCACCATGGTATTATATCCAGGCAGATCAATGATTTAAACAATTTTATAAATTCAGATAATAAAATCTTCGACGTTTCATTAAAGTTTATTGTTTCCGGCAGGGATCCACTGGATCTAAGGAAAAACTCCGATAAATTTAAGAATGTTATGGAAAGGCTTGGATTTAATATTAAAAATCTTGATTATTACAATAAAAGATCGGTCTCACCTAATTATATACCATATAGATACATGATGGATTCGATAAGCCTTGCATCAATTATACCAAATAATATTTCAAAGGGTTCCGGGGTTTTAATAGGCACGGACAAATTAAACAACAGGCCATTTTTCCTTGACGTTTTTAATGGCATATCATATAATACAATCATAGCCGGGCAAACAGGTTCAGGGAAAACATTCCTTGCATCAAGGTTCATAGAATACTATAAAAACAGTGCATTTATTTATATAATAGATCCTCTCGATGAATACCATTTTGATGGTTCTGCTGTCTTTGCCGTGAATGATATAAAAGGTTTATCAAAAAGTTACAATCATATAAATATAATAAAAACAGGATATAATATAAACGATGAACTATTAAATAATATATTAAATTATCTCGAAGATCTATGCAGGGACAGATCTGGCAAAAAGATTATAATAATAGACGAGGCATACAATATTATAAAATCAGAGATAAAAGCTGTTGATAATTTAATAAGAAATGCAAGGCACTACAGCACATCAATTATAAATATAAGCCAGAACTTTTCAGATTTTTCAAAAAGATTCTCAATAGTAAACAACAGCGATAATATATTTTTGTTCAGGCAGAAGGAGAAAATAGAACTGATGAACATGACAATTGACTGCTCTGGTCTGGCAGGCGGAAATAACAATAATTACTCTGAGTGCATACTGGTAAAGAACCGGGAGATCATAAAATTAACCATCTAG
- a CDS encoding DUF1059 domain-containing protein — protein MGYEFKCRDVGMNCGFEVRADRMEDLMPVLEAHAKHSHGMEKIPPDMMEKAKAAIKQF, from the coding sequence ATGGGATACGAGTTTAAATGCAGGGATGTTGGCATGAACTGTGGTTTTGAGGTCAGGGCCGATAGGATGGAGGATCTAATGCCTGTGCTTGAGGCCCATGCAAAGCACTCACACGGCATGGAAAAGATACCGCCTGACATGATGGAAAAGGCAAAGGCCGCAATAAAACAATTTTAA
- the carA gene encoding glutamine-hydrolyzing carbamoyl-phosphate synthase small subunit — translation MENNIFNIEISLFKVYMYRYLILEDGTVYKGTAYGYEGETHGELVFTTSMSGYLETITDPSYAGQILIFAYPEIANYPLSYESMESDRIQVSGLITRDAHAEMPAGNLGISFDEFMRMNKVPGIDGIDTRHLVEKIRRKGVMKAWIRNTEKMPDDFPDTMSENLVGLVSRKRESFVKSGSKRILFIDVGTKNSLINNLAKIASLHIVPYNYDFDSIKDDYDMIFIPNGPGDPAHESLDELRDFIKRSFGSIPVTGVCLGNQIIALAAGARTEKMKFGHRGVNHAVTNGDKIYITSHNHGYAVSRDSLNGTGLRLAGWDINDGTVEMLEGDELKTFSVQFHPEAHPGPYDGEWFFGKLREMLGD, via the coding sequence ATGGAAAATAATATATTCAATATAGAAATTAGCCTTTTTAAGGTTTATATGTATAGATATTTAATACTTGAGGACGGCACTGTATATAAAGGAACTGCCTATGGCTATGAGGGCGAGACCCACGGTGAGCTTGTTTTTACAACATCCATGTCCGGATATTTAGAGACCATAACCGATCCATCATATGCTGGTCAGATACTAATATTCGCGTATCCAGAGATAGCAAATTATCCGCTGAGCTATGAATCAATGGAGTCTGACAGAATCCAGGTCTCTGGTTTGATTACAAGGGATGCGCATGCTGAGATGCCGGCAGGAAATCTTGGTATCAGCTTTGATGAGTTCATGAGGATGAATAAAGTTCCAGGAATAGATGGCATAGACACGAGACACCTGGTTGAAAAGATAAGAAGAAAAGGTGTTATGAAGGCCTGGATTAGAAACACAGAAAAAATGCCCGATGATTTCCCTGATACAATGAGTGAAAATCTTGTCGGCCTTGTTTCAAGAAAGAGGGAGAGCTTTGTAAAATCAGGTTCAAAGAGGATACTTTTTATCGATGTTGGAACAAAGAACTCACTTATAAATAACCTGGCAAAAATTGCATCGCTGCACATTGTGCCATACAACTATGATTTTGATTCAATAAAGGATGATTATGACATGATCTTTATACCGAATGGCCCTGGAGATCCTGCACATGAATCACTTGATGAACTAAGAGATTTTATAAAAAGATCATTTGGAAGCATCCCGGTGACTGGTGTTTGCCTTGGAAACCAGATCATAGCACTGGCGGCTGGTGCAAGAACAGAAAAGATGAAGTTTGGCCATCGCGGTGTGAATCATGCCGTAACAAATGGGGATAAAATATACATAACATCGCATAACCATGGATACGCCGTTTCAAGGGATTCATTAAATGGCACAGGACTAAGGCTGGCCGGCTGGGATATTAATGATGGAACTGTTGAAATGCTTGAGGGCGATGAGTTAAAAACCTTTTCAGTTCAGTTTCATCCTGAGGCGCATCCCGGTCCATACGATGGCGAATGGTTTTTTGGAAAGTTAAGGGAGATGCTTGGTGATTGA
- the carB gene encoding carbamoyl-phosphate synthase (glutamine-hydrolyzing) large subunit: MRYKDIKCTLVIGSGPIVIGQAAEFDYSGSQACLALREEGIRTVLLNSNPATIQTDRDIADRIYIEPIEPDTVIEIIKREGIDSILPSTGGQVGLNLVVLLDKLGILSEYNIRVLGTPVKSIELAEDRKKFFNLMRDINEPVISSYTITKDNYINDVENIKRYPLILRTGFSLGGSGGTVINSRDELLNYCKEYFLTSDLDIEVDESLLGLKELEYEMIRDNNGNCISVCNMENLDPMGIHTGESIVVTPSQTLSNDDYQMLRKAAIHVVSAIGVIGACNIQFALDQKRNEYYVVEVNPRTSRSSALASKASGYPIARISTKIAIGYNLNEIINPITKNTYAAFEPSLDYVTVKIPRWPFDKFSVSRRIGIEMKSTGEVMGIGRTFEEALMKAISSIDIPYSRRLRIKATKDEIIKNLEEPTDLRIFYIFEALFSGLDPEYISKLTKYDVFFIYKMKNIVDLLSGLKNKMPDNLKELKKYGISDAIISYFTGIDELSIIRERLKNNIVPSYKNIDTCSGEFESDTPYLYSTYDDFSDMMPENKRKIIVIGSGPNRIAQGVEFDYGSVKAIKAIKSLGYQAIMVNSNPETVSTDFDVSDRLYFEPITLEHVSNIIYRERPAGIIIQFSGQTGQNIAMDLNRIFNGIILGTQPESINIIENRVEFSKLLSRLNIKQPDYIEVNNINDVDERIKMIKLPVIIRSSFIIGGRAMDIIYDVDDLKSRVSEVFRDMPGYPVLISEYISNATEMDVDFVSDGEKFQIAGISVHVEEAGTHSGDASMILGPGFPSDDIKMKIENIIDKLVKELKLNGISNLQIAVKNDEVYIIELNARSSRSVPFVSKATGIDWASIAVSVMLGMNLEKRDVRLDSYFLKIPVFPFRRFRDMDTILGPEMKSTGEAMCCGKTLEEAFYKASKLIKKNFELKSVLITVNDNDKERIIDMAYELYKNGVRIYATPGTSKFLREHGIENTTVYRIKDMREPRLMDIIINNDVSLIINTPTNSYGSIRDGFSIRQYAIRLNIPLITNVRFAEPFVKALIKKPRLNYMEISEYF, translated from the coding sequence ATGAGATATAAAGATATTAAATGCACACTGGTCATAGGCTCAGGGCCAATTGTGATAGGCCAGGCTGCCGAGTTTGATTACTCCGGATCACAGGCCTGCCTTGCCCTGCGCGAGGAGGGTATAAGAACAGTTCTTTTAAATTCCAATCCGGCAACGATACAGACCGATAGGGATATAGCGGACAGGATATACATAGAGCCAATAGAGCCGGATACTGTTATAGAGATAATAAAAAGGGAGGGCATAGATTCGATACTTCCATCAACAGGAGGGCAGGTTGGTTTAAACCTTGTTGTTCTGCTTGACAAACTTGGCATATTATCCGAGTACAATATAAGGGTTCTTGGAACGCCTGTGAAATCCATAGAGCTTGCAGAGGACAGAAAAAAGTTCTTTAATTTAATGAGGGATATAAATGAGCCCGTTATAAGTTCATACACGATAACAAAGGATAATTATATAAATGATGTTGAAAATATAAAAAGATATCCATTGATATTAAGAACAGGATTTTCTCTTGGTGGTTCAGGAGGAACTGTAATAAATTCAAGGGATGAGCTGCTGAATTACTGCAAAGAGTACTTTTTAACCAGCGATCTTGACATAGAGGTTGATGAATCATTGCTTGGATTAAAGGAGCTCGAATATGAGATGATCAGGGACAATAACGGAAACTGCATCTCAGTTTGCAACATGGAGAACCTTGACCCAATGGGCATACATACTGGTGAGAGCATTGTTGTAACACCATCACAGACACTTAGCAATGATGATTATCAGATGTTAAGAAAGGCTGCAATACACGTTGTAAGCGCAATAGGTGTAATAGGCGCGTGCAACATACAGTTTGCCCTGGATCAAAAAAGGAATGAGTACTATGTCGTTGAGGTCAATCCAAGGACATCAAGGTCATCTGCACTGGCATCAAAGGCCTCAGGATACCCGATAGCAAGAATATCAACAAAGATAGCCATTGGCTATAATTTAAACGAGATAATAAATCCAATAACAAAGAACACATACGCTGCATTTGAGCCGTCTCTTGATTATGTAACAGTAAAAATACCGAGGTGGCCCTTTGATAAATTCTCTGTTAGCAGAAGGATAGGCATAGAGATGAAATCAACAGGCGAGGTCATGGGCATAGGCAGAACCTTTGAAGAGGCCTTAATGAAGGCAATATCATCAATAGACATACCTTACTCAAGAAGGTTAAGAATAAAGGCAACAAAGGATGAGATAATAAAAAATCTTGAAGAACCAACAGATCTAAGGATATTTTACATCTTTGAGGCTTTATTCTCGGGGCTTGATCCGGAGTACATATCAAAATTAACAAAATATGACGTGTTTTTTATCTATAAAATGAAGAACATTGTTGATCTTTTAAGCGGGCTCAAAAATAAGATGCCGGATAATCTAAAAGAATTGAAAAAATACGGTATAAGCGATGCCATAATATCATATTTCACAGGAATAGACGAGCTTTCCATAATAAGAGAGAGATTAAAAAATAACATTGTACCATCATATAAAAATATAGATACATGCTCCGGTGAGTTTGAATCTGATACACCATACCTTTACTCAACGTACGATGATTTCTCGGACATGATGCCTGAAAATAAAAGGAAGATCATTGTAATAGGTTCAGGGCCAAACAGGATAGCCCAGGGAGTTGAATTTGACTACGGCTCTGTTAAGGCAATAAAGGCAATAAAGAGTCTTGGATACCAGGCTATAATGGTAAACAGCAATCCAGAGACCGTTTCAACAGATTTTGATGTCTCTGACAGGTTATACTTTGAGCCGATAACACTTGAGCACGTATCAAATATAATTTACAGGGAAAGGCCGGCCGGAATAATAATACAGTTCTCTGGCCAGACTGGACAGAACATAGCCATGGATCTTAACAGGATATTCAATGGCATAATCCTTGGAACGCAGCCGGAAAGCATTAACATTATAGAGAACAGGGTTGAATTCTCAAAATTACTGTCAAGACTTAATATAAAACAGCCGGACTACATTGAGGTAAACAACATAAATGATGTTGATGAAAGGATAAAGATGATAAAACTTCCCGTGATTATAAGATCCAGCTTTATCATAGGCGGCAGGGCCATGGACATAATCTATGATGTCGATGATTTAAAATCTAGGGTTTCAGAGGTATTTAGGGACATGCCCGGTTATCCGGTTTTAATAAGCGAGTACATATCAAATGCCACGGAAATGGATGTCGATTTTGTATCAGACGGCGAGAAATTTCAAATAGCAGGCATATCAGTGCACGTTGAGGAGGCCGGTACACATTCAGGCGATGCATCAATGATACTTGGACCTGGATTTCCATCAGATGATATAAAAATGAAGATAGAAAACATTATAGATAAACTCGTAAAGGAATTAAAATTAAATGGGATTTCAAACCTGCAGATCGCGGTTAAAAATGATGAGGTATATATTATAGAGCTCAACGCAAGGTCATCAAGATCCGTGCCATTTGTATCGAAGGCCACAGGCATTGACTGGGCATCAATTGCTGTATCTGTTATGCTTGGCATGAACCTTGAAAAAAGGGATGTACGGCTTGATTCATACTTTTTAAAAATACCTGTTTTTCCATTCCGCAGGTTCAGGGATATGGATACAATACTTGGGCCTGAGATGAAATCAACAGGCGAGGCAATGTGCTGCGGTAAAACACTTGAGGAGGCATTTTACAAGGCATCGAAGCTTATTAAGAAGAATTTTGAGCTAAAATCAGTGCTTATAACTGTAAATGATAATGACAAGGAAAGGATCATTGATATGGCATATGAATTATACAAAAACGGTGTAAGAATATACGCAACGCCAGGCACCTCGAAATTTTTAAGGGAGCACGGAATAGAAAACACAACGGTTTATAGAATAAAGGACATGCGCGAGCCCAGGCTGATGGACATAATAATAAATAACGATGTTTCACTGATAATAAACACCCCAACAAACAGCTATGGATCGATAAGAGACGGTTTTTCAATAAGGCAGTATGCTATAAGATTAAATATACCATTGATAACAAATGTAAGGTTTGCAGAACCATTTGTAAAGGCTTTAATAAAGAAACCAAGATTAAATTACATGGAGATATCAGAATACTTTTAA
- a CDS encoding endonuclease III domain-containing protein — translation MKDFVSIYKKIKMQAPEHHFEFRDPFWVLITTILSQRTKDNVTDASARALYNRYHDAAGLAMAKPEDVKKIIKNVGFSNVKSKRVIDAAKYILKNYNGNVPDTYEELMKIKGVGTKTANIVLTQSFNKPAIPVDTHVHRIVNRIGFVNTRTPEETETELKKIIPLEYQIEFNPVLVEFGKNICKPVSPKCDICLVRDCCDYYSRKSINNVKANKA, via the coding sequence GTGAAGGATTTTGTTTCAATTTATAAAAAGATAAAGATGCAGGCTCCTGAACATCACTTTGAATTCAGGGATCCATTCTGGGTTTTGATAACAACGATACTATCACAGAGGACAAAGGATAATGTAACCGATGCATCCGCAAGGGCGCTTTACAATAGATATCATGATGCTGCTGGACTCGCTATGGCAAAGCCCGAGGACGTTAAAAAAATTATTAAAAATGTTGGATTCAGCAATGTAAAATCAAAAAGGGTTATAGACGCCGCGAAATACATATTAAAAAATTACAATGGTAATGTCCCGGATACCTATGAGGAATTGATGAAGATAAAGGGCGTTGGCACAAAGACGGCAAATATAGTGCTAACACAATCATTTAACAAACCTGCTATACCGGTTGACACGCATGTGCACAGAATAGTAAATAGAATAGGCTTTGTCAATACAAGAACACCAGAGGAGACAGAGACCGAGCTCAAAAAGATTATACCATTGGAATACCAAATAGAGTTCAATCCTGTTCTTGTTGAGTTTGGAAAAAATATATGCAAACCGGTATCACCAAAATGCGATATATGCCTTGTCAGGGATTGCTGTGATTATTATTCGAGAAAATCCATAAATAATGTTAAAGCAAACAAAGCATGA
- a CDS encoding DUF362 domain-containing protein — protein sequence MEVKLKSEMDVDRSLCNYCGACVGMCPTDAIFMDETVIDINEEKCIKCGFCVVGCPTGAITAEWFHGSKL from the coding sequence ATGGAAGTTAAGCTAAAGAGTGAGATGGACGTTGATCGAAGTCTATGTAATTATTGCGGCGCATGTGTGGGCATGTGCCCTACTGATGCAATATTCATGGATGAAACTGTAATAGACATAAATGAGGAAAAATGTATAAAATGTGGTTTCTGTGTTGTTGGCTGCCCAACAGGCGCAATAACTGCGGAGTGGTTCCATGGAAGTAAATTATGA
- a CDS encoding digeranylgeranylglycerophospholipid reductase, with protein MEVNYDVLVIGAGPAGSSAARFAARKGLKTLLIEKRPDIGSPVRCGEGVSKSWMPEVELKPEDHWISDEVKGARIYGPSEKKPIMLTAENAGNEVGYVVERDKFDKHIAALAASEGADVWVKSPALSVIKDGNRIVGAKVRHNSEIVDVRAKMVIAADGFESEFGRWAGLKSLILAKNDIISCVEYRMINVDSDEDYTDFYLGSCAPAGYIWVFPKGKHEANVGIGVTISKMRDRFDVKNYLDAFIKSHPGYSKGKTIQLITGGVSVSKVRDKFTLPGLLTVGDAARLIDPITGGGIANGMISGKYAAEVSKKAIDNEDYSQEMMNNYERMVKDKFERKHLRNWFAKEKLGTLSDETLDKLVDVIADVKINEISVEEILKAVQLKYPELVEELESLI; from the coding sequence ATGGAAGTAAATTATGATGTTCTGGTTATAGGTGCCGGCCCTGCAGGGAGCTCTGCTGCAAGGTTTGCTGCCAGGAAGGGGCTTAAAACACTTTTAATAGAGAAGAGGCCTGATATTGGCTCACCTGTCCGTTGTGGTGAGGGTGTCTCAAAGTCATGGATGCCCGAGGTTGAGCTAAAACCTGAAGATCACTGGATATCAGATGAGGTAAAGGGGGCAAGGATCTACGGTCCATCTGAGAAAAAACCGATAATGCTCACCGCGGAGAACGCCGGAAATGAGGTTGGCTACGTTGTCGAAAGGGACAAGTTTGACAAGCACATAGCAGCACTTGCAGCTTCCGAGGGTGCTGATGTCTGGGTAAAATCACCGGCGCTTTCAGTTATAAAGGACGGAAATAGAATAGTTGGCGCAAAGGTCAGGCACAACTCCGAGATCGTTGATGTAAGGGCAAAGATGGTTATAGCTGCTGATGGCTTTGAGAGCGAGTTTGGCAGATGGGCAGGATTAAAATCATTGATACTTGCCAAAAACGATATAATATCATGCGTTGAGTACAGAATGATAAATGTTGATTCCGATGAGGATTACACAGATTTTTACCTTGGTTCATGCGCACCTGCAGGATACATCTGGGTCTTTCCAAAGGGTAAGCATGAGGCAAACGTTGGTATCGGTGTAACAATATCAAAGATGAGGGATCGCTTTGACGTTAAAAACTATCTTGATGCATTTATAAAGTCACATCCAGGCTATAGCAAGGGAAAAACAATACAGTTAATAACAGGCGGCGTTTCAGTATCAAAGGTCAGGGACAAATTCACATTACCAGGATTATTAACAGTGGGCGATGCCGCAAGGTTAATAGACCCAATAACAGGAGGAGGCATAGCAAACGGCATGATCTCTGGAAAGTACGCTGCGGAGGTTTCCAAGAAGGCAATAGACAATGAGGATTACTCACAGGAGATGATGAACAATTACGAGCGCATGGTAAAGGATAAATTCGAGAGGAAGCACCTTAGAAACTGGTTTGCCAAGGAAAAACTTGGAACGCTCTCTGATGAAACACTGGACAAGCTTGTTGATGTAATTGCCGATGTAAAAATAAATGAGATCTCTGTTGAGGAAATATTAAAGGCAGTGCAGCTTAAGTATCCTGAGCTCGTTGAGGAGCTTGAAAGCCTTATATAA